One part of the Rutidosis leptorrhynchoides isolate AG116_Rl617_1_P2 chromosome 1, CSIRO_AGI_Rlap_v1, whole genome shotgun sequence genome encodes these proteins:
- the LOC139865925 gene encoding small ribosomal subunit protein eS17-like — MGRVRTKTVKKSSRVVIERYYSKMTLDFHTNKKILEEVAIIPSKRLRNKIAGFSTHLMKRIQKGPVRGISLKLQEEERERRMDFVPDESAIKTDRIEVDKETIDLLASLGMSELPGIVLKEDAPLVSASIPGAYGGAGGRGGFGGGARRY, encoded by the coding sequence ATGGGTCGCGTCCGTACCAAAACCGTGAAGAAGTCCTCTCGCGTCGTCATCGAGCGTTACTACTCCAAAATGACGCTCGATTTCCACACCAACAAGAAGATTCTAGAAGAAGTCGCAATTATTCCATCAAAACGTCTCCGTAACAAGATCGCCGGATTCTCAACTCACTTAATGAAACGGATCCAAAAAGGTCCGGTCAGAGGCATATCATTGAAGTTGCAAGAAGAAGAACGTGAACGCCGTATGGATTTCGTACCTGATGAGTCAGCAATTAAGACTGACCGAATTGAAGTTGATAAGGAAACAATTGATTTGCTTGCGTCACTTGGAATGAGTGAGTTGCCTGGTATCGTGCTTAAGGAAGATGCGCCGCTGGTTTCTGCTTCAATTCCCGGAGCTTATGGTGGTGCTGGTGGCCGTGGTGGATTTGGTGGTGGCGCAAGGAGGTACTGA
- the LOC139865934 gene encoding THO complex subunit 4A-like yields the protein MSKLDLSLDDMIKMNKKSRESENPRSKSRNSGPGPSRRLPNRASNRSTPYGAKKVEAPETTWGHDMYEGHAAAYPARSNRVSSGIETGTKLLISNLDYGVSNEDIKELFTEVGDIKRATVHYDRSGRSKGTAEVVFSRRRDAEVAIKKYDNVQLDGKPMKIELVGTNMGNDAGGAPTRGGVMGRLRGNGRTMRPQGGGGGGRGGGGGRGAGGRGRGRGRGGERAEKVSAEDLDAELEKYHAGAMQTD from the exons ATGTCTAAACTAGACTTGTCTCTCGATGACATGATAAAGATGAACAAGAAATCACGAGAATCcgaaaaccctagatccaaatctCGTAATTCGGGTCCCGGTCCATCTCGTCGTTTGCCCAATCGTGCTTCCAATCGATCCACACCATATGGCGCCAAAAAG GTTGAAGCACCAGAGACGACGTGGGGACACGATATGTATGAAGGTCATGCTGCAGCATACCCTGCAAGATCAAACAGGGTATCATCTGGGATCGAGACTGGCACGAAACTTCTTATAAGTAATCTAGATTATGGTGTTTCCAATGAGGATATCAAG GAACTCTTCACAGAGGTTGGTGACATAAAACGAGCAACAGTTCACTACGATAGGAGTGGCAGATCAAAG GGAACGGCGGAAGTAGTGTTTTCAAGACGCAGAGATGCAGAAGTGGCTATCAAGAAATATGATAATGTTCAATTAGATGGAAAGCCTATGAAGATCGAATTGGTAGGAACAAACATGGGTAATGATGCTGGTGGTGCACCCACAAg AGGTGGAGTTATGGGAAGACTGAGAGGTAATGGTCGGACAATGAGGCCCCAGGGAGGTGGTGGCGGCGGCCGTGGTGGCGGTGGCGGCAGGGGTGCTGGTGGTAGAGGCAGGGGAAGAGGCAGAGGGGGAGAACGTGCTGAGAAGGTGTCTGCGGAAGATCTAGATGCAGAGTTGGAGAAGTATCATGCTGGAGCCATGCAAACGGATTAA